The DNA segment CCGCTTCGATAACCCTCTAAATCTAGAGTAACATATCTATAACCGAGCCTCTTAAGCCCTTCCACCAATCCGACTATTTTACTCCGATCCAATATAAAATTAAAATCTTTAAAATCCACTTCTATACGACACCACCAACCATAATCTCTAACCCTAACAAGTCGAATATTCAAAAAATTTTTCACAAAACTCTCAGCCGCCCTCACCCTTTTCAAATCAGAGCTGTTAACCTCCATATTATAAGGGAACCGTGTTAAAAGACAGCTTTCAGAAGGCTTATCGTGAAAATACAAACCTGCTTCAGATGCAATCAACCTTACATCTTTTTTACTTAGGTTGAAAACTATAAAAGGGCTTATAACCCCCTCCTCCTCTAAAGCACGCCTACCAGGCCTGTAACCCTTCAAATCATCTATATTAGAACCCTCTAAAATAGTTTCAAAACCAATCTCATCAGCAAATCTTTTAACACTCTGAATAATAAATTTTTTACAAAAATAACATCTATCACGAGCATTATCTTTAATCCCCTTTATGTATAACATCTCTAAATCTAAAACTATATGAGGAATATTAAATAGTCTAGCCATCTTAGAAGCCTCAAACACGCATTCATCTATCGTATACTCAGATTTCACAGTCACACCATAAGTTGAATCAGGTAAGACTAAACTGGAAAGATACGCTAAAACACCACTGTCAACACCACCAGACATCAACACAACAACCTTACCTTGCTTACGCAACCATCCAAGCAAACTGTTCACTTTACATTCAACATCTTCAGGAAGATTAAACATAAATAAGAATTTCAAAACATTTATAAAAAGATTATTAATAGCATTTAATGTCCATATTTTACAAGCCGGGATGGCAGAGCAGTTATGCAGCGGACTGCAGATCCGCGGAGCGGGGTGCAAATCCCTGTCCCGGCTCCACTCCTATGAGTTCAAGAGTAATTATTCGATTTATCGAAGGTTTTTAATATTTTTAGAATATATTATTGTGAGCGCTTTAACCCTGAGACTCCGGTGTAATACCGAATAAGCGGATGAAGGCGCTATTTCTACTAGGAATACTATTAAAGTATTCCGCGATTTTAGCTTTAACTGTTTTAGTCATATTCTTATGTCCACAGTGGATTCTGCTGATCTGTGTATTAGTCTCAGATCTTTATAAAAATGGTATAGCAGCCCCGCGTTTATTTTCCCGGCTTTCACTCTCTCACACAGGCCTCGTATCAGGACTATGTTCTCTTATCTTCAGGGTGGCTCAGGTTCTGAGGGCTGCCAGCTCATCCATTAAACGCAGGAGCTCTTTATTTAGTCTTAAGCTGTAGACGTATATGGTCATCAATTAAATATTTATGGTGAGGCTCTTAAACTCTGCTTTCACCAATCACCTGAGGCCCCACCACTCAAAGAATATCCTAAAATCTTTTAATTTAAAGCTTAAATTATAACCCGCTGAAACAGAAAAATTTATAAAAAAATAAATAATTTCACTATAAACGTCAGCGATGGAGTCCGCTGTGGGTGTAAGCCTAAACCGCTTTTAAGCTGATGACTCCTATCTTTTTCAGGTTGGAGCTCATATGCAAAATTGGATTCTAGTAGGTTTAGGTGGCTTCATAGGAGCTTTATTAAGATATTATATTAGCGGGTGGGTATCTAAAAGCTTCACATCATTCCCGCTGGGGACGCTAGTGGTTAACTTAATAGGAGCCTTTTTTTTAGGCCTTATAATGTATAGCGCTGAGTACTATGGGGTTTTCACCAGTGAACAGAGATTATTTTTAACTATAGGGGTGTTAGGATCTTTCACCACAATGTCGACTTTCAGCTACGAATCTTTTAAACTCTTAGAGACAGGAGAGTATTTATTATTCTTATTAAATATTATCGGAACAGTAGGATTAACGCTTACAGGTGTTTATATAGGTAAAATAATAGCGTTAAGTATTGGGGGAATCAAATGAGCGAGCAGGAGACAGCTAAAATATGGTATATGGAAACGGAGAAAACCGATAAAGGAATAAAAATCAAAGAAGAAACTGAAGCGGTGCTCCTACGCATTTTCATAGGGGAATCTGACACCTACCAAAATAAACCCTTATACAAGTATTTAGTGGAATTATTCCGAAGAGAAGGGCTAGCCGGCGCAACAGTTTTAAGAGGGATAACCGGCTATGGGAAGAAAAGCATCATACACACCACATCTATTCTAAGATTGTCCACAGACATGCCAATTATAATAGAAGTAACAGATACACGTGAAAATATTGAAAAAATAAAACCTCTATTAAACGAGATAATAGAAGAAGGTTTAATCACAGAGGAAAAAGTGAAAATAATACAATACAGGTGCAGAAAAATCTAGCAGCGATCCCTCACACGCTTAACCCTTATGCCTCCCTTTTTCTTCCAGTTCACTTCCACATGGGATGAGTTTTCACGTAAGTTCCTCTTTATGGGAGCTACAGGCTCCCCTCATCCGTTAGCCCCGACCCCCATAAAAAGTGTTACCGGAGACTCCCACGCAGAAGCACTTAAGACTGCCCCGTATAAATCAAAAATAGTAACACAGATAAACTAACCTCTAAAGATGCCGGTTACCAGCACACAATGCTAAAAATTATGATAAAGCCGACTGTAAAAGAGAAATGCGAAAGTAGCATTCAATATCTAATCTTAATAAGCTCTCCTCTTTTTGTGAGTGACTTCAAAATAATTAGACTGACAATTTTTATGTAGCTTAACTATAAAATTATATATTATAATAAACTATATATAATCTAAACCAGCCGAGCAGCCGATTAAAATGATAAAAAAGAAAATAATAATCTATGGTTTATCTATGACCGGTAAGACAAGTTTTATAAAAACCGTGCTATCTAAAAACAAATTCAAAGGCAATATAAACCCCACAATCCTAATAGATATAAAAAAAGCGAGTGAAAAAAAATATTAATTTAATAATATGGGACTGCGGAGGCCAAGAACAGTTCCTAAAAGTATACCATAAAAGCGTAGTTTCCGAGGAGTTAGTATACGGTGCGAGTGTTCTCTGCTATTTTTTCGACGCCGCTGATGATAAAAGACTGGAAAAGCGATAGACGAGTTCAAATGGATTAAAAATCTATTTGAGATCAGAAACCCTGAAGGGAAGATTTATTGCTTTATTAATAAAGCGGATCTTGTAAACTACTCTGAAGAGAAATTTAGTGAATTAAGGAGAAAGATAACCAGCAAAGTCGGAAATAAAAATATTCAATATTACTTCACATCCATATACAAACCCGCAGAGTTAATTAAAATATTTAAAAAAATTATATGCAGCTGACACTAGAACGTCTAAATAAGTAAAAAAAATACCATCACACTAAGGGCTATAAATGTAAACTGCAATATCCCCTGAAGAGAAGACTTCTATAAGAGAAGGCGGCGGTGTCCAATCATACCAGCCAGTTCCTCTAATCCACCAGATCACATACACGTTATCATAGTATTCTAAGCCTAAATCCAGCATTGAAGTTGATAGATCATAGGGTATTATAGTGATGTCTCCCTGAAGATATAGCCGACTCCACCCCATGAAAGGCTCATAAGCCATAAGACAGCTATTCGAAAAACCATAAGTATCCAACCAGTTTAAAACTGTGATAACACTCGGGGAATCCTCTAAAGAAATAGAGTTCTGAAGCATAGAAGTTGGAATATACTTGTAAGTAATCGAGCTTATAGAGTAATAGGGGAAAGGTGTAGAAGGGGGTAAAACAGCGTATCCTAAACCGAAAACTAGTATAAGCGTAAAATACCCGTATTTTAAACGTTTACCTAAACTTGAAAGTTTCTTAGAAGCATAGAAGAGAAGAGGGAAAACTAGCATAAACATCCATCTATGCCATACGGGAATAGCAGCATACGGAAAAATAATAATAGAAACAGATCCGATTAAACAAGTCAAAAGAAAAATGTTAACCCATTTACATTCAAATTTCTGCTTAAAAAGTAAAGGTAGAATAGGCGCTGAAATAAATAAAAACAGTATAATAGGGGTTAAAACCGCCTCCGAATAGTTTTCAAACCCATACCAGCCCCCGGCCCCAATATAATTATATGGGAAAGATGCAAAACCCACCGCTCCCCCTATAAACTCTGAAGGGTAATCAGGGGGAGTAGGAGTAAAAACCTGCAATATATGCAAGTAATAAACAATGAGCATACCGCATAAACCACCAATTATAAAAAGAATAACAGTAAAAGAAGTTAACCGTCGAATTTTAATCAACTTATGTAAACCACCTAAACACATAGTAGCCGCCACTAAAACAGCGGTCAACTCACTTGAAGCCGCTGACAACAAACTAAACAGTAAGAGTTTAAACCCACCCCTCCTATTTAAATCGAAAAACGTAAGCGCACGCAAACACAATAAGTAAAATATTAAACCTAAACTATTACGCCACATATCCCACGAAAATCTTAAAACCATAAAATTAACACACATAAAAAAAGCCAGTAAAACCGCCTCACCTCTACTAATTTTTAATACATCCTTTAAAACAGTGAAGACGACCAAACCCATAAACCCGAAAATAATAGGTGAGACAATCTTAGTAAGCAAAATAGGAGGCACACCCGCTAAACCCAAAGGGAAAAGAATAAAATATATTAAAGGAGCCGTCTGAGAGAATAAAACCCTCAGCAAACTGTTAAAACCTAGTGTTTGAACACCCCTTATAAACGGCGCGTAATAAGTCACCGTGTCAAAACCGATAGGAAACCCCCCTGCTAAAACCTCAGGTATAATCCTAAACCCGATAAGCGAAAGCCACAAACATACCAAGTGAAGATTAAAACAGCCCCTCAAGTAACACCACCAAAAAGTAATTAAATTTTTGAAGCTAAATAACAATAGTATATCTAAATATTATATAGATTTAAAAACAGTGGTAAAAAAATGGAGATAACAGTAATAGTACCAGTCTACAATGAAGAACATAACATAACCAACATAGCCAACCTACTAGTAAAAAGACTAACAGAGCTAAATTATAGCCCAGAAGAATGGGAAATCCTATTCGTAGACGACGGAAGCACAGACAACACACCCAACAGGCTTAGAGAACTCAGCTTAAAAAACCCATCCGTAAAATATATTAGAAACCCGCATAAGGGTAAAGGAAACGCGATCAAAACAGGTCTAATCCACGCCAAAGGAGAAATAATAGGCATAATAGACGGCGACCTTGAAGTAAGACTAGCTGAACCCCAAAAACTATACGAATACATTCAAAAATTAAAAAACGGAACAGACATCATCATAGGTTCAAAAGCACACCCTAAAACCAGAGGCAAAATCTCCACCTATAGAAGATTCTTAAGCATAGCCTTCAACAAACTAGCCCGCCTATTAACCGGTGTAAAATTAAAAGATACCCAAAGCGGGTTAAAAATATTAAAAAAACAAGTAGTCAACAAAATACTACCATTATTAGAAACCGAAGGATTCACAATAGACATAGAACTCCTCAGCATAGCCCACATACTAAAATATAAAATAGAAGAAATACCAATCAAAATAAACCTAAACAACCACTTCAAGACCAGCGAAATAATAAAAATGCTAATGGAACTATTAAAAATAACCTACAAACTAAAAATAACAAGAGAATATCTAAAACAAATTAATTATAATTTAAAATCATATTAGAAACAAATTTAAAAAATAAACAGTAAACTACACAAACCAATAAGTCTTTAATATTCTAATTATTAAACAATTATATAATTAAGATAGCGCTATAATTTTAAAATAAAAATTAAAAACATCACTATAATGGAAATATCTTAATAATTATTTTACGAAAAAAGAGAGTCGGATACTAAAATAGCAATAATATTATTAAATTATAAGCTGAAGTTATACTATTATCGTTTTTAAACTAGGAATTTATCTGATGTTAGCTACTAGTTTTTTATTAAAGATTGAATTAATTTTTCAAACGCTTTTTTTGTAAAAATTCCTTTTTCACAAAACTATAAGTTATGATGGCTATGCTAGCTATTCCTGCTATAACTGAGATAGCCACTCCTATATTAAACCACTCTACAGCTTCAAATTCTATAGTAACCTCTAGTGTTCCAGTACGATTAATCCAGAATCCAGAGATAGCACCATAAAGTTTAATGCCGTTAACTTTCTCCCCGTTAATATAACAAGTCCACAGTGGGCTGTAAAGTTTTGCGAAGGAAAGCATAAAAGGTTGTTCAGTATTTATTTTTATCACATATTTAGTTAACTCTATTTTCTGATAGCTTATGATCTCTGCAGAAGTTTTCCCATGGTTTAAAATGTCTTCAACCGTTTCACTTAAGTTCACAATGGAATAAACCCAGATTACATCCAAATCTGACACGCCTTCGTGTAAACTATTGGTGACTTGTATATGGTGAATTCCCTTATCTAAGTTTAGATTAATATATGACCAGTTTAAACTTGAAGTATAAATATTAAACTCGGATTGGTCTATAGTGAGTGTAAAATTACCATTTCCCCGTATAGCGATAGTGTAATTTCCAGGCTTTAGGATCTGGATTTCACCCCATACTTGTGAAGTTGAGGTTAATTCTAATACTTGAGAGTTGCTAGCGTTCTCATATTTATTGGAGATCATGGTATTTTCATGATACATGTCTGATTCTGCTTCTAATATATAGAGTATTTTTTTATCTTGTAAAAACTGTTCTAATTTTACTTGAGCTTCTTGATATTCGTTAAGTGGGATAAAAGCGAAGATATTTACTGCGTTAAACCCCCTAATGTTTGTTAAAACTATTTTGTGCTCCCCCTCTGACAGGTGTAATGTACCAATTTCCTCCCAAATAAATTTGTTAAGCTGATCACTAGTATTGATGAAATAATTAATATTATCTAACTGCACGTTGATTTCGCCGCCTGCCTGGTTTTTAAACACACGAATTAAAAAAACGTAATCATATGATTTATCTAACTTAAACGGTATTTCCAAAGTAATAGGTTCAACAAATCTAGCCATATCATATATTTTAACGTTATCTAACCATATTTTGTTAGGTAAAGGCTGAGTTGTTTCATGTCCATGCCAGATCTGCAACTGAATAAAACGAGTATTAATATTTTTAGGTGTAAAATCAACTGTAATAGTTTGCCAATCAAAACTTCCTGATCCAACAGTTTTCACATAACTTGAGGCTAGGAATTTCTTATCCTCATCATACTCAAAAATTTTTACATGAACACCATGCGCGTTCTCACCTTTTATCTGAAATATCCACCTATACCAGTTTCTATACTCAACAGGAATAAGAGGAGAGTTTATAGTCTTCCAACCCCAAGTAGAATTCCAAAGCTCAGCCTTCAAAGCCCCTTCTTCAAGAGAAATAGAATAAACTGAACCAAATGTGTTCTCCTTAGTATAATTCTTCCATTCAACAAGATCACCGTTCGATTCAAAAAACCAGTAATCAATTATATCATCTGCTACCGGAATTGCACCCTCACCTATTTTTGATACACCCCAAGTAAAAACAAGACCTATATCATAATCGGTTTCCCAGTTTTGTATTTTATAATTGTCTAAGTACTGTAAAAAGTTGTAAAGCCACCCACCATTAATTGAGCCCGCTGACCACCGATATGACGGGTTATGATGAATACTTCGGGGTATTATAAATGTAGGATTAATCGGTAATTGAACATTATTTGTTGATAAAATAGTGATATCCGTAAATAAAGGAATAAAAATAGTATTATATAGTTTGAAAATTTTCTTTGCATCGCCTGTGGAGCTATAAGAAATCGCAGACTCGGCGCTTACTATTTGATTACTAACTGTCATCTTATATACAGTGTAATTGCCTGCTTGAAATATTTTTTGTGATGAAAATAATTCTTCAAACGACTGTATATTTTGTAGTAATCTTTCTTTCTGACTAGATTCACGTAGATCGTGTCTCAGCACTACATATTTTATACTTAATTTGTTCAGAATATTTATTATAAATTCTTTATTTTTATCTTTAAGAGCGTATTCCATATACTGGTTGAGCGAAGGAGCGTCCATAAAACTTATATAATTTAACTCATTTGAACTTAACGTAGGTAGATCTCTGTAAATCAGATATCCGGTGTCACAAGGATACCAGAGGATGTTATAATTATTGATATCGTTTTGATTTTTCAAATAGTTAATAACGGTAATTAAATCGGTGGGATAAATATATAGAGAAGAATTCAGGTGATTATTCAGATCTCCTGTTAACGCAGGCCACCCCCAGATGAGAGGGAGAGCCGCTAGAAATATTATAGAGAACGGTTTAATTTTCTTTCCAAACATATTTTTATCAATTACTAGAACCCCGCCCGTAGAAAAAAATAAATTCACACATATTATTAATAACCCTACATTTTTATATGGGTCTCTGATAACCCAGCCAATAGGTGAGTTTAAAAATAATGAACGGTAAAATTCACCGAAGACTGGATAGTAGGATCCCGTTGAGATTAAAATTGATACTATTAGAAGTAAACAGAAGTAGAAAAAATAATTTTTCCCCCCATTATTTCTAAGTTTGCCATAACATATAATTAGTGAAGATAAGGCGATTAAAAATGGTAGAAAACTTATTATATTCCAAACGTCTATTCCCAGAATATTAAGAGTGTAAGAGACTTCGTAAGGTTCACCCCAAGCATATCCACTAATAGCTCTAATTATATTTAACAATAAGGAACGCTGTGACAAAAAATCAACATTCTCAACAACTATACCGTAACTAGAAGG comes from the Candidatus Odinarchaeum yellowstonii genome and includes:
- the larE gene encoding ATP-dependent sacrificial sulfur transferase LarE; the protein is MFNLPEDVECKVNSLLGWLRKQGKVVVLMSGGVDSGVLAYLSSLVLPDSTYGVTVKSEYTIDECVFEASKMARLFNIPHIVLDLEMLYIKGIKDNARDRCYFCKKFIIQSVKRFADEIGFETILEGSNIDDLKGYRPGRRALEEEGVISPFIVFNLSKKDVRLIASEAGLYFHDKPSESCLLTRFPYNMEVNSSDLKRVRAAESFVKNFLNIRLVRVRDYGWWCRIEVDFKDFNFILDRSKIVGLVEGLKRLGYRYVTLDLEGYRSGSMDL
- the crcB gene encoding fluoride efflux transporter CrcB; its protein translation is MQNWILVGLGGFIGALLRYYISGWVSKSFTSFPLGTLVVNLIGAFFLGLIMYSAEYYGVFTSEQRLFLTIGVLGSFTTMSTFSYESFKLLETGEYLLFLLNIIGTVGLTLTGVYIGKIIALSIGGIK
- a CDS encoding DUF190 domain-containing protein, yielding MKEETEAVLLRIFIGESDTYQNKPLYKYLVELFRREGLAGATVLRGITGYGKKSIIHTTSILRLSTDMPIIIEVTDTRENIEKIKPLLNEIIEEGLITEEKVKIIQYRCRKI
- a CDS encoding glycosyltransferase family 2 protein, yielding MEITVIVPVYNEEHNITNIANLLVKRLTELNYSPEEWEILFVDDGSTDNTPNRLRELSLKNPSVKYIRNPHKGKGNAIKTGLIHAKGEIIGIIDGDLEVRLAEPQKLYEYIQKLKNGTDIIIGSKAHPKTRGKISTYRRFLSIAFNKLARLLTGVKLKDTQSGLKILKKQVVNKILPLLETEGFTIDIELLSIAHILKYKIEEIPIKINLNNHFKTSEIIKMLMELLKITYKLKITREYLKQINYNLKSY